The Danio rerio strain Tuebingen ecotype United States chromosome 1, GRCz12tu, whole genome shotgun sequence genome includes a region encoding these proteins:
- the arl6 gene encoding ADP-ribosylation factor-like protein 6, with protein MGLFDKLAGWLGLKKKEVNVLCLGLDNSGKTTIINQLKPSNAQAQDIVPTIGFSIEKFKTSSLSFTVFDMSGQGRYRNLWEHYYKEGQAIIFVIDSGDKLRMVVAKEELDTLLNHPDIKHRRIPLLFFANKMDLRDALSAVKVSQLLCLENIKDKPWHICASDAVKGEGLLEGVDWLQDQIRAMKT; from the exons ATGGGGCTTTTTGACAAGCTTGCAGGATGGCTGGGCCTAAAGAAGAAGGAAGTGAACGTGCTGTGTTTGGGTCTGGACAACAGTGGAAAAACTACCAtcatcaaccagctaaaaccatccaaT GCTCAGGCTCAAGACATTGTCCCAACTATAGGATTCAGCATAGAAAAGTTTAAGACCTCAag TCTTTCTTTCACAGTGTTTGACATGTCAGGACAGGGAAGATACAGAAATCTGTGGGAACACTATTACAA agaggggCAGGCCATCATATTTGTGATTGACAGTGGAGATAAACTTAGAATGGTAGTGGCAAAAGAGGAACTGGATACCCTTTTGAATCACCCTG ATATTAAGCACAGGAGGATACCTTTACTCTTTTTCGCCAACAAGATGGACCTCAGGGATGCTTTGTCAGCAGTAAAGGTCTCCCAGCTTTTGTGTCTGGAAAACATTAAGGACAAACCATGGCATATCTG tgctaGTGATGCAGTGAAAGGAGAAGGTCTTCTAGAGGGTGTAGACTGGCTGCAAG ATCAAATCAGAGCGATGAAAACGTAA
- the arl6 gene encoding ADP-ribosylation factor-like protein 6 isoform X1, giving the protein MGLFDKLAGWLGLKKKEVNVLCLGLDNSGKTTIINQLKPSNAQAQDIVPTIGFSIEKFKTSSLSFTVFDMSGQGRYRNLWEHYYKEGQAIIFVIDSGDKLRMVVAKEELDTLLNHPDIKHRRIPLLFFANKMDLRDALSAVKVSQLLCLENIKDKPWHICASDAVKGEGLLEGVDWLQGNCITCFIKSER; this is encoded by the exons ATGGGGCTTTTTGACAAGCTTGCAGGATGGCTGGGCCTAAAGAAGAAGGAAGTGAACGTGCTGTGTTTGGGTCTGGACAACAGTGGAAAAACTACCAtcatcaaccagctaaaaccatccaaT GCTCAGGCTCAAGACATTGTCCCAACTATAGGATTCAGCATAGAAAAGTTTAAGACCTCAag TCTTTCTTTCACAGTGTTTGACATGTCAGGACAGGGAAGATACAGAAATCTGTGGGAACACTATTACAA agaggggCAGGCCATCATATTTGTGATTGACAGTGGAGATAAACTTAGAATGGTAGTGGCAAAAGAGGAACTGGATACCCTTTTGAATCACCCTG ATATTAAGCACAGGAGGATACCTTTACTCTTTTTCGCCAACAAGATGGACCTCAGGGATGCTTTGTCAGCAGTAAAGGTCTCCCAGCTTTTGTGTCTGGAAAACATTAAGGACAAACCATGGCATATCTG tgctaGTGATGCAGTGAAAGGAGAAGGTCTTCTAGAGGGTGTAGACTGGCTGCAAGGTAACTGCATTACATGCTTT ATCAAATCAGAGCGATGA